The proteins below come from a single Candidatus Bathyarchaeia archaeon genomic window:
- a CDS encoding ABC transporter permease, whose protein sequence is MTSEYRPRMVRGLWALTGRELKKWLKEPIILLMAILQPVIWMGFFGKAMNLNAMFTSNNLQLDLSKIPENILVGGATIPRDVLIQLIQQMFSDIGANAMRNVFGIEDYFSYMSVGMISMIVMFTTMFSGMSIVWDRRLGFLSKVLSTPVSRAAIILSKMLNAALRAMFQATIILAIAVLFGLKVSETFTPLNLLGVYAAVFLLSMGLSSLFLALALRSKKHETQMAVVNLINMPLMFASNIFIPINMMPTWMQPIARLNPVSYLTDALRQLTVLRLNTSTLIADFAYLGAFAALLSVLGVVLSWRYLTK, encoded by the coding sequence ATGACAAGCGAATATCGTCCAAGAATGGTTCGCGGCTTATGGGCTTTAACAGGTAGAGAACTCAAAAAATGGCTTAAAGAACCCATAATACTTCTTATGGCCATACTGCAACCAGTGATCTGGATGGGGTTTTTCGGGAAGGCCATGAACTTAAACGCCATGTTCACATCAAACAACCTCCAATTAGACCTCTCCAAAATACCGGAGAATATTCTGGTTGGAGGCGCTACGATTCCGAGAGATGTGCTGATTCAGTTAATCCAGCAAATGTTTTCTGACATTGGCGCAAACGCTATGCGGAACGTTTTCGGCATAGAAGACTACTTCAGCTACATGTCTGTCGGCATGATCTCCATGATCGTGATGTTCACAACAATGTTCAGCGGCATGTCCATAGTCTGGGATAGGCGCTTAGGCTTCCTCAGCAAGGTGTTAAGCACCCCAGTTTCACGGGCGGCGATAATATTATCGAAGATGCTTAACGCAGCCTTGAGGGCTATGTTCCAAGCCACAATAATTCTGGCGATCGCGGTACTATTCGGCTTAAAGGTCAGCGAAACGTTCACACCACTAAACTTGTTAGGCGTTTACGCAGCCGTTTTTCTTCTTTCCATGGGTCTTTCATCGCTTTTCCTAGCGCTCGCACTGCGGTCGAAAAAGCACGAGACGCAGATGGCCGTTGTGAACTTGATCAACATGCCACTAATGTTTGCCAGCAACATCTTCATTCCAATAAACATGATGCCGACGTGGATGCAACCCATAGCCCGCCTCAACCCGGTAAGCTATTTAACAGATGCCTTAAGACAGTTGACGGTTCTACGATTAAATACATCAACGCTAATAGCGGACTTCGCGTATTTAGGCGCGTTCGCCGCCTTGCTTTCCGTATTAGGCGTGGTGCTGTCATGGCGATACCTAACAAAGTAG
- a CDS encoding PadR family transcriptional regulator codes for MNKKPLSGSEIINEVEEWTSGCWKPSPGSVYPLLAWLQDNGCIREVPSEESGIKRYTLTDKGRQLLEEQRKARARFRMDQKLFAPPLLDPIWLRLSSKESEELRTAFRRLLQAFFKLGASLEEKFSERAVKEALRMLNETAQTLEEISRNLRSEGA; via the coding sequence TTGAACAAGAAGCCTCTTTCTGGTTCGGAAATAATCAACGAAGTCGAGGAGTGGACCAGTGGGTGTTGGAAGCCCAGCCCAGGTTCTGTTTACCCGCTTTTGGCTTGGCTTCAAGACAACGGTTGCATAAGGGAGGTACCGTCTGAGGAAAGCGGGATAAAGCGATACACCCTCACAGATAAGGGAAGGCAGCTTCTGGAAGAGCAGAGGAAGGCGCGTGCCCGTTTCCGCATGGATCAGAAGCTTTTTGCTCCACCACTACTCGACCCCATTTGGCTACGTTTATCCTCAAAAGAGTCTGAGGAGCTTCGAACAGCCTTTAGACGGCTGCTCCAAGCTTTCTTCAAATTAGGGGCGAGCTTGGAAGAGAAGTTCTCAGAGCGAGCTGTGAAGGAGGCCTTGAGGATGTTGAACGAAACCGCTCAAACGCTTGAGGAAATAAGCAGAAACCTGCGGAGTGAGGGCGCATGA
- a CDS encoding ATP-binding cassette domain-containing protein, translating to MTEDVIKAEGLTKIFNKSLVAVDHIKFSVHDGEIFGFLGPNGAGKTTTINMLITVLKPTEGKASVLNYDIVKQANEVRKVIGVVPQEYTADEDLTGYENIMLCADLYGIPREVAKKRVSELLDLVELTGFKDKRVETYSGGMRRRLELACGLINRPRVLFLDEPTLGLDVQTRAATWGYIRRLKEEYGMTLFMTTHYLEEADALCDRIAIIDHGKIIVSGSPSELKDSIGGDIITMSIKENMNVSDIISGVEHVKEVRNENGAYRIKVESGEIAAPLIIEALRRKGYTVTRLSLTKPTLNEVYLEYTGRAIRDAEESKESFISQRITLRRARG from the coding sequence ATGACTGAAGATGTTATTAAGGCTGAAGGTTTAACAAAGATCTTCAATAAGAGCTTAGTGGCAGTTGACCACATAAAATTCAGCGTGCATGACGGCGAGATTTTTGGATTTCTAGGGCCGAATGGCGCGGGAAAAACGACCACGATAAACATGTTGATAACTGTCTTGAAACCAACGGAAGGAAAAGCTTCCGTGCTCAACTACGACATTGTTAAACAAGCGAATGAGGTTAGAAAGGTGATCGGCGTTGTGCCGCAAGAGTATACGGCGGACGAAGATTTAACAGGGTATGAAAACATAATGCTGTGCGCGGACTTGTATGGGATTCCTCGTGAAGTCGCTAAAAAGCGCGTTTCGGAACTGCTGGATCTTGTGGAGCTAACGGGCTTCAAAGATAAGAGGGTTGAAACCTACTCAGGAGGTATGCGTAGGAGGCTTGAGCTCGCGTGCGGGCTGATCAACAGGCCAAGGGTCCTCTTTCTAGATGAGCCGACTTTGGGCTTAGATGTGCAGACAAGAGCCGCGACATGGGGTTATATTAGGCGTTTGAAGGAGGAGTATGGAATGACGCTCTTCATGACTACTCATTATTTGGAGGAGGCTGACGCACTTTGCGACCGCATAGCCATAATCGACCATGGCAAAATAATTGTGTCAGGATCTCCGAGCGAGCTTAAAGACAGCATAGGCGGGGACATAATAACCATGAGCATAAAGGAAAACATGAATGTAAGCGACATCATCAGCGGTGTCGAACACGTTAAGGAGGTCAGAAACGAGAACGGAGCGTATCGAATTAAGGTTGAATCCGGAGAGATCGCAGCACCGCTAATCATCGAGGCATTACGGAGGAAAGGCTACACGGTAACTAGGCTTTCGCTTACAAAACCAACCTTAAACGAAGTTTATCTCGAGTATACGGGCAGAGCCATCCGCGACGCAGAAGAGTCTAAAGAATCCTTCATATCCCAGAGAATAACGCTGAGGAGGGCTAGGGGATAA